The following coding sequences are from one Acidisarcina sp. window:
- the trxB gene encoding thioredoxin-disulfide reductase → MSETIRNTVILGSGCAGLTAAIYTARANLKPLVLEGHEPGGQLSITTLVENFPGWPEGIQGPQLIENMKQQAARFGAEFKMAHLVSVDLSRRPFHLNLGSEVVRAHTLIIASGASARWLGLPSEQALIGHGVSSCATCDGFFFNGKEIAVIGGGDSAMEEALFLTRFASKVTLIHRRDQFRASKIMLERAMAHPTIDFLTNTAVLEVLGVEEKEVSGLRLSNTVTKEESILPLSGVFLGIGHNPNAAMFEGQIDLDSDGYIVTHDNVFTRVPGVFACGDVQDRRYRQAITAAGSGCMAALEVEKYLEEHDR, encoded by the coding sequence ATGTCCGAAACGATTCGTAATACTGTCATTCTCGGCTCCGGTTGTGCGGGACTCACGGCAGCCATTTATACCGCCCGCGCAAACCTGAAACCTCTCGTTCTGGAAGGCCATGAGCCCGGCGGTCAGCTCTCCATCACCACGCTGGTGGAGAATTTTCCCGGATGGCCCGAGGGAATCCAGGGCCCTCAGCTCATCGAAAACATGAAGCAGCAGGCCGCCCGCTTTGGTGCCGAGTTCAAGATGGCCCATCTCGTCTCGGTCGATCTCTCACGCCGCCCCTTCCATCTCAATCTGGGCAGCGAAGTAGTGCGAGCGCACACTCTGATCATCGCCAGTGGAGCCTCTGCCCGCTGGCTCGGCCTCCCATCGGAGCAGGCCCTGATCGGCCACGGCGTCAGCTCCTGCGCTACCTGCGATGGCTTCTTTTTCAATGGGAAAGAGATTGCCGTCATCGGCGGTGGAGACTCGGCAATGGAGGAAGCGCTCTTCCTGACGCGGTTTGCCTCAAAGGTCACGCTCATCCATCGCCGCGACCAGTTCCGCGCCTCCAAGATCATGTTGGAGCGCGCGATGGCGCATCCTACGATTGACTTCCTCACCAACACTGCGGTGCTGGAGGTCCTGGGCGTGGAGGAGAAGGAAGTGAGCGGATTGCGCCTCAGTAACACCGTCACCAAAGAGGAGAGCATCCTCCCTCTGAGCGGCGTCTTTCTCGGCATCGGACACAATCCCAACGCCGCAATGTTTGAAGGCCAGATCGACCTCGACTCCGACGGCTACATCGTCACCCACGATAACGTCTTCACTCGCGTCCCCGGCGTATTCGCCTGTGGCGACGTGCAGGACCGGCGTTACCGGCAGGCCATCACCGCCGCTGGCTCCGGCTGCATGGCTGCGCTCGAGGTGGAAAAATACCTCGAAGAACACGATCGCTAA